The Immundisolibacter cernigliae genome has a window encoding:
- a CDS encoding Rrf2 family transcriptional regulator, with the protein MQLTLFTDYCFRVLIYLAQQPQRRVTVTELSDYYGISRHHLVKVVHWLGRQGHVTTSRGKQGGLRLARPAKDINIGQVARTTEPGFDLVECFDAATNTCRILPQCGLAGVLMGATRAFLAELDRYTLADLSGRPLPVAPGEVRLGDRPERAGAARTGEG; encoded by the coding sequence ATGCAACTGACGCTGTTTACCGATTACTGCTTCCGGGTGCTGATCTACCTTGCCCAGCAGCCGCAGCGGCGCGTCACCGTCACCGAACTGAGCGACTACTACGGCATTTCCCGCCACCACCTGGTCAAGGTGGTGCACTGGCTGGGCCGCCAGGGCCACGTGACGACCAGCCGCGGCAAGCAGGGCGGCCTGCGCCTGGCGCGGCCGGCCAAGGACATCAACATCGGCCAGGTGGCGCGCACCACCGAGCCGGGCTTTGACTTGGTGGAGTGTTTCGATGCGGCCACCAACACCTGCCGCATCCTGCCGCAGTGCGGCCTGGCCGGCGTGCTGATGGGCGCGACGCGGGCCTTTCTGGCCGAACTGGATCGCTACACGCTGGCCGATCTGAGCGGGCGCCCGCTGCCAGTCGCGCCGGGCGAGGTGCGCTTGGGAGACCGCCCCGAGCGTGCCGGCGCAGCCCGGACGGGGGAGGGCTGA
- a CDS encoding CBS domain-containing protein codes for MPVAEICSRGVVIANPDNSLRTVAELMRVHHVGSVVVTRDDAGLCRPLGIITDRDIVLALVAKDVSPDAVSAGDVMSEPLETIDENDEVWTALERMRSRGVRRLPVLGARGELVGIVSADDLLELVAEELSSLARIIGREQRQEVSRRSN; via the coding sequence ATGCCCGTCGCCGAGATATGCAGCCGCGGCGTCGTCATCGCCAATCCGGATAACTCCCTGCGCACGGTCGCCGAGCTGATGCGCGTGCATCACGTGGGCAGTGTGGTCGTGACCCGCGACGACGCCGGCCTGTGCCGGCCGCTTGGCATCATCACCGACCGCGACATCGTGCTGGCGCTGGTCGCCAAGGACGTGTCGCCGGACGCCGTCAGTGCCGGTGACGTGATGAGCGAGCCGCTCGAAACCATCGATGAAAACGACGAGGTGTGGACGGCGCTGGAGCGCATGCGCAGCCGCGGCGTGCGCCGCCTGCCGGTGCTGGGGGCGCGCGGCGAGCTGGTCGGCATCGTCAGCGCCGATGACCTGCTGGAACTGGTCGCCGAAGAACTCTCCAGTCTGGCGCGCATCATCGGCCGCGAACAGCGCCAGGAAGTCAGCCGCCGCAGCAACTGA
- a CDS encoding isochorismatase family protein, with protein sequence MQYDARTALLVVDVQNDFADPAGSLYVPDGEAVVPVINAQIAKAQAAGGGVFYTRDWHPPHTPHFMPDGGPWPVHCVRDTWGAAFHPALRVSGPVVSKGSEGEDGYSGFSVRDPRSGAGQATGLDALLRARGITTVVVTGLATDYCVRATALDALALGYRVVVLAAAVRAVDLAPGDGARALAQLRAAGAQLQ encoded by the coding sequence ATGCAGTACGACGCCCGCACCGCCCTGCTGGTGGTGGACGTGCAGAACGATTTCGCCGACCCGGCCGGCAGCCTGTACGTGCCGGACGGCGAGGCGGTGGTGCCGGTCATCAACGCCCAGATCGCCAAGGCGCAGGCCGCCGGTGGCGGCGTGTTCTATACCCGCGACTGGCATCCGCCGCATACGCCGCATTTCATGCCCGATGGCGGGCCGTGGCCGGTGCATTGCGTGCGGGACACCTGGGGCGCGGCATTTCACCCGGCGCTCAGGGTGAGCGGACCTGTGGTATCCAAGGGCAGCGAAGGCGAGGATGGTTATTCGGGTTTTTCGGTCCGCGATCCGCGTTCCGGCGCCGGACAGGCGACCGGACTCGACGCCCTGCTGCGGGCGCGCGGCATCACCACCGTGGTGGTGACCGGTCTTGCCACCGATTACTGCGTGCGGGCGACGGCGCTCGACGCGCTGGCCCTCGGTTACCGGGTGGTGGTGCTGGCGGCCGCGGTGCGGGCGGTCGATCTGGCGCCCGGTGACGGCGCGCGGGCGCTTGCCCAGCTGCGGGCGGCCGGAGCGCAGCTGCAATGA
- a CDS encoding nicotinate phosphoribosyltransferase, which produces MSSPPVPALFTDLYELTMLQAYWAEGMTAPAVFDVFARKLPPGRNFLLACGLEQVLDCLEAFAVSGQDIDYLRSLGTFSGDFLERLRALRFTGDVHALAEGMPLFAHEPLLTVEAPMPEAQMVETAVLNLLHYPTLVASKGQRVVQAAGGRAVVDFGARRAHGVDAAVACARALYIAGYAGSSNVEAGRRYGIPVAGTVAHSYVQAHATEQEAFERFAAQFPGTTLLVDTYDTLDGVRRVIELRQRLGERFRVGAVRLDSGDLGALAKASRALLDAAGLGEVRIMASGGLDEHVIAALLADGAPIDGFGVGTAVDVVADRPYLDAAYKLVAYGGHDCGKLSPGKLSLPGRKQVFRRYENGLAAGDTIARHDENLPGEPLLECVMQGGRRLAAGRVGLAEARANAAAQVARLPAALRDLQPAAEPYPVAISDALQAAQARLIAAHPVGGC; this is translated from the coding sequence ATGAGCAGCCCGCCCGTGCCGGCGCTGTTCACCGACCTGTACGAACTGACCATGTTGCAGGCCTACTGGGCCGAGGGCATGACGGCGCCGGCGGTGTTCGACGTGTTCGCGCGCAAGCTGCCGCCGGGGCGCAATTTCCTGCTCGCCTGCGGCCTGGAGCAGGTGCTGGACTGCCTGGAGGCATTCGCCGTCAGTGGCCAGGACATCGACTATTTGCGCTCGCTCGGCACCTTCAGCGGCGATTTTCTGGAGCGCCTGCGGGCGCTGCGGTTTACCGGAGACGTTCATGCCCTGGCCGAGGGCATGCCGCTGTTCGCCCACGAGCCGCTGCTGACCGTCGAGGCGCCCATGCCCGAGGCGCAGATGGTCGAGACCGCGGTGCTGAACCTGCTGCACTACCCGACGCTGGTGGCCAGCAAGGGACAGCGGGTGGTGCAGGCGGCCGGCGGCCGGGCGGTGGTGGACTTCGGTGCCCGCCGGGCGCACGGCGTGGACGCGGCGGTCGCCTGCGCCCGGGCGCTGTACATCGCCGGCTATGCCGGCAGCTCCAACGTCGAGGCCGGGCGCCGCTACGGCATTCCCGTCGCCGGCACCGTGGCGCACAGCTACGTGCAGGCGCACGCCACCGAGCAGGAGGCGTTCGAGCGCTTCGCGGCGCAATTCCCCGGCACCACGCTGCTGGTGGACACCTACGACACGCTCGACGGCGTGCGCCGGGTCATCGAGCTGCGCCAGCGTCTTGGCGAGCGCTTCAGGGTGGGCGCGGTGCGGCTCGATTCCGGCGATCTGGGCGCACTGGCCAAGGCCAGCCGGGCGCTGCTGGACGCGGCGGGTCTGGGCGAGGTGCGCATCATGGCCAGTGGCGGCCTGGACGAACACGTCATCGCCGCCCTGCTGGCGGATGGCGCGCCGATCGACGGCTTCGGCGTCGGCACCGCAGTGGATGTGGTCGCCGACCGGCCGTACCTGGATGCCGCCTACAAACTGGTGGCCTACGGCGGGCACGACTGCGGCAAGCTGTCGCCGGGCAAGCTCAGTCTGCCGGGCCGCAAGCAGGTGTTCCGCCGCTACGAGAACGGTCTTGCGGCGGGCGACACCATCGCCCGCCACGACGAAAACCTGCCCGGCGAGCCGCTGCTGGAGTGCGTCATGCAGGGCGGCCGGCGCCTGGCGGCCGGACGGGTAGGGCTTGCCGAGGCGCGCGCCAACGCCGCGGCGCAGGTGGCACGCCTGCCGGCGGCGCTGCGTGACCTGCAGCCGGCGGCCGAGCCCTACCCGGTCGCCATCAGTGACGCACTTCAGGCCGCCCAGGCGCGGCTGATCGCCGCCCACCCGGTCGGCGGGTGCTGA
- a CDS encoding cytochrome-c peroxidase, producing MGSGIRRLGLLLLGIVAGAQAFEPLPEKPIAPATNPTTPAKVALGKALYFDPRLSVDGSVSCNSCHNVMGGGEDGRSFSMGVRGQLGGRSSPTVWNAAFLSVQFWDGRAPSLEEQAKGPMINPVEMGNPDHAAVVKRLQGIEGYKPLFKQAFNAPQITIDRVAQAIAAYERTLITPDSSLDRYLKGDKKALNESQVRGMQAFQDVGCVACHSGAAFAGPALPEGQGFYQKLPTFPGSAYDAKYRLTEDTGRFQVTHQEADRHMFRVPTLRNVALTAPYFHNGSVPTLEEAVRVMAKAQLNKELDDGQVLDLTAFLGALTGTFPRQEMPQLPPTPGRTAFAP from the coding sequence ATGGGATCTGGAATCCGCCGACTTGGCTTGTTGCTATTGGGCATCGTCGCGGGGGCGCAGGCTTTCGAGCCGTTGCCGGAAAAACCCATTGCACCGGCCACAAACCCAACTACACCCGCCAAGGTGGCCCTGGGCAAGGCGCTGTATTTCGATCCGCGCCTGAGTGTGGATGGTTCGGTGTCCTGCAACTCCTGCCACAACGTGATGGGCGGCGGCGAAGATGGCCGATCATTCTCCATGGGGGTGCGTGGGCAATTGGGCGGCCGCTCATCGCCCACGGTTTGGAATGCCGCTTTCCTGTCGGTGCAGTTCTGGGATGGACGCGCGCCCAGCCTGGAGGAACAGGCCAAGGGGCCGATGATCAACCCCGTTGAGATGGGTAACCCCGATCATGCAGCGGTGGTCAAGCGCCTGCAAGGAATCGAGGGATACAAGCCCTTGTTCAAGCAAGCCTTCAATGCGCCGCAGATCACCATCGACCGGGTCGCGCAGGCCATTGCCGCCTACGAGCGGACCTTGATCACCCCCGACAGCTCCCTGGATCGTTATCTGAAGGGGGACAAGAAGGCCCTGAACGAGAGTCAGGTGCGTGGCATGCAGGCCTTCCAGGATGTCGGTTGCGTGGCCTGCCACAGCGGGGCGGCTTTCGCCGGTCCGGCCTTGCCCGAAGGGCAGGGGTTTTACCAGAAGCTTCCGACGTTTCCCGGCAGTGCCTATGACGCCAAGTATCGTCTGACGGAAGATACGGGCCGCTTTCAGGTGACCCATCAGGAAGCCGATCGCCACATGTTTCGGGTGCCGACGCTGCGCAATGTCGCCTTGACCGCGCCCTATTTCCACAACGGCTCCGTGCCGACGCTGGAGGAGGCGGTGCGTGTCATGGCGAAGGCCCAGCTGAACAAGGAGCTGGACGATGGGCAAGTGCTCGATCTGACCGCCTTCCTCGGCGCCCTGACCGGAACCTTTCCCCGTCAGGAAATGCCCCAGCTGCCGCCGACTCCGGGCCGAACCGCATTTGCGCCGTGA
- a CDS encoding transposase, protein MPGNAGYQGVGARLGVHGSHVKTIATAMRSGKLSTLTAHGGALAETLRAAQRELARRRAKVEHVFRDLRIRFGYAKAHYRELAKNLSRFVCLAALSKVLTGDAYVRRQGHGTP, encoded by the coding sequence GTGCCCGGCAACGCCGGCTATCAAGGCGTCGGCGCACGGCTGGGCGTGCACGGCAGTCACGTCAAGACGATCGCGACGGCGATGCGGTCCGGCAAGCTCAGCACGTTGACGGCGCACGGCGGCGCGTTGGCGGAAACCTTGCGTGCCGCCCAGCGCGAACTGGCCCGCCGGCGGGCCAAAGTCGAGCATGTGTTTCGCGATCTGAGGATTCGTTTCGGCTACGCCAAGGCGCATTACAGGGAGCTGGCGAAGAATTTGAGTCGCTTCGTGTGCCTGGCGGCGCTGTCGAAGGTGCTCACGGGCGACGCGTACGTGCGCCGTCAGGGGCACGGTACGCCCTGA
- a CDS encoding arylamine N-acetyltransferase family protein — MTELLEPYLARLGITGTLSPTPEALLALHRAHALGVPYENLDVQLGQPLTTDPAGALAKLAAGRGGWCYEMNGAFGAALTLLGFSVTRLAGGVQRAALGDAVLGNHLVLKVVIDGAALLCDVGFGDGLLEPIPLQEGHYRQGALGFRLQRLDDGLWRFHGDARTGGAPSFDFADAPADEALLARQCAALQSAPESPFVLNAVVQRHRPDGHVALRGRVLRTLTTDGVRERTLDGPDDYAATLVREFGLELPAAALWPRIVARHAALFG, encoded by the coding sequence ATGACCGAACTTCTGGAACCTTATCTCGCCCGCCTCGGCATTACGGGCACGCTCTCGCCCACACCCGAAGCGCTGTTAGCACTGCACCGCGCGCATGCGCTCGGCGTGCCGTACGAGAACCTCGACGTACAGCTGGGCCAGCCGCTGACGACCGACCCCGCGGGAGCGCTCGCCAAGCTGGCTGCCGGGCGCGGCGGCTGGTGTTACGAAATGAACGGTGCCTTCGGCGCCGCGCTGACACTGCTCGGCTTTTCGGTGACGCGCCTGGCCGGCGGCGTGCAGCGGGCAGCCCTGGGTGACGCCGTGCTCGGCAACCATCTGGTGCTCAAGGTGGTGATCGACGGCGCCGCCCTGCTGTGCGACGTCGGCTTTGGCGATGGCCTGCTCGAGCCGATCCCGCTTCAGGAAGGCCACTATCGGCAAGGCGCGCTGGGCTTTCGCCTGCAGCGTCTCGACGATGGCCTGTGGCGTTTCCATGGCGACGCCAGAACCGGCGGCGCGCCGTCGTTCGATTTTGCCGATGCACCGGCCGACGAGGCCCTGCTGGCGCGGCAATGCGCCGCCTTGCAGAGCGCCCCGGAATCGCCATTCGTACTCAATGCAGTGGTGCAACGGCACCGGCCGGACGGGCATGTCGCCCTGCGCGGCCGGGTGCTGCGCACCCTGACGACGGACGGGGTGCGCGAGCGAACGCTGGACGGCCCGGACGACTATGCGGCGACGCTGGTTCGTGAGTTCGGGCTCGAACTGCCGGCCGCGGCGCTGTGGCCGCGGATCGTTGCGCGCCACGCGGCACTGTTCGGATAA
- the fumC gene encoding class II fumarate hydratase, with the protein MSFRIERDTMGELEVPADRYWGAQTARSLRFFAIGDERERMPLEVIHAFGVLKQAAALTNADLGLMPQDKADLIARAAAEVADGKLDDHFPLAVWQTGSGTQSNMNVNEVIANRAIEMAGGELGSKKPVHPNDDVNKSQSSNDTFPTAMHIAAAREVHDELLPALRHLRDVLARKAAQFESIIKVGRTHMMDAVPLTLGQEFSGYVHQLNDVIDAVGSALPRLYQLAIGGTAVGTGLNTHPRFADAVADRIAELTALPFITAPNKFAALAAHDAIVWMSGALKTAAAACMKIANDFRLLGSGPRCGIGELYLPENEPGSSIMPGKVNPTQSEALTMVAAQVFGNDVAINFGGASGHLELNVFKPLLIRNLLQSIRLLTDASRSFADHCVAGTVANEPQIAQYLDRNLMLVTALNPHIGYDNAAKAAKKAHHENLTLKESVVALGLLSPEDFDRLIRPADMLGPG; encoded by the coding sequence ATGTCCTTTCGCATCGAGCGCGACACCATGGGCGAGCTGGAAGTCCCGGCCGATCGCTACTGGGGCGCGCAAACCGCCCGCAGCCTGAGGTTCTTCGCCATCGGCGACGAGCGCGAGCGCATGCCGCTGGAAGTGATCCACGCCTTTGGCGTGCTGAAACAGGCCGCTGCGCTGACCAACGCCGATCTTGGCCTGATGCCGCAGGACAAGGCCGATCTGATCGCCCGCGCGGCAGCCGAGGTGGCCGACGGCAAGCTCGACGACCACTTCCCGCTGGCGGTGTGGCAGACCGGCTCCGGCACCCAGAGCAACATGAACGTGAACGAGGTGATCGCCAACCGCGCCATCGAAATGGCCGGCGGCGAACTGGGCTCCAAAAAGCCCGTCCACCCCAACGACGACGTCAACAAGAGCCAGTCCTCGAACGACACCTTCCCCACCGCCATGCACATCGCCGCAGCGCGCGAGGTGCACGACGAGCTGCTGCCGGCCCTGCGCCACCTGCGCGACGTGCTGGCCAGAAAAGCTGCCCAGTTCGAGTCCATCATCAAGGTCGGCCGCACGCACATGATGGACGCCGTGCCGCTGACCCTGGGCCAGGAATTCAGCGGCTACGTGCACCAGCTGAACGACGTCATCGACGCCGTGGGCAGCGCCCTGCCGCGGCTGTATCAGCTGGCCATCGGCGGCACCGCGGTCGGCACGGGTCTTAACACCCACCCGCGCTTTGCCGATGCGGTGGCCGACCGCATTGCGGAACTCACCGCCCTGCCCTTCATCACCGCGCCGAACAAGTTCGCGGCGCTGGCCGCGCACGACGCCATCGTGTGGATGAGCGGCGCGCTCAAGACCGCCGCCGCCGCGTGCATGAAGATCGCCAACGACTTTCGCCTGCTGGGCTCCGGCCCGCGCTGCGGCATCGGCGAGCTGTACCTGCCGGAGAACGAACCGGGCAGCTCCATCATGCCCGGCAAGGTCAACCCGACTCAGTCCGAGGCGCTGACCATGGTGGCCGCGCAGGTATTCGGCAACGACGTCGCCATCAATTTTGGCGGTGCCAGCGGGCATCTGGAACTGAACGTGTTCAAGCCGCTGCTGATCAGGAACCTGCTGCAATCGATCCGCCTGCTGACCGACGCCAGCCGCTCCTTCGCCGACCACTGCGTCGCCGGCACCGTGGCCAACGAGCCCCAGATCGCCCAGTACCTGGACCGCAACCTGATGCTGGTGACCGCGCTGAACCCGCACATCGGCTACGACAACGCCGCCAAGGCGGCCAAGAAGGCGCACCACGAGAACCTGACGCTCAAGGAATCCGTGGTCGCACTCGGCCTGCTCAGCCCCGAGGATTTCGACCGCCTGATCCGCCCGGCGGACATGCTGGGGCCGGGTTGA
- the gyrA gene encoding DNA gyrase subunit A produces the protein MTEFAREVIAANIEDELKRSYLDYSMSVIVGRALPDVKDGLKPVHRRVLYAMHESSHHWNRAHVKSARVVGEVMGKYHPHGDSAIYDTLVRMAQAFSLRYPLIDGQGNFGSVDGDSPAAMRYTESRLSRIAGELLADIDMDTVDFVPNYDGKESEPAVLPSRLPNLLVNGSTGIAVGMATNIPPHNLVEVVNACVAMIDDPEIDLDGLMVHLPGPDFPTAASINGAAGIREAYATGRGKIYMRARVEIEEDKKTGKASLVIFELPYQVNKAHLLEKVAELVKEKRIEGITEIRDESDKDGMRAVIELRRGEVPEVVLNHLYQQTQLQAVFGINMVALVDGQPRQLTLHEVLEAFIRHRREVVSRRTLFALRKARDRLHILEGLAVALANIERVIALIRGSQTTEEARAKLTAEGFAPGFVGEMLTRALGVDAQRPTETGRGLIDGAYYLSDRQVQAILDMRLQRLTGLERDKIVDEYGELTVQIADLLDILGSDTRLLTEIRRELLEIRDQYGDKRRTTIMVDRLDLTSEDLIAQQDLVVTFSHQGYCKSQRVSEYRSQHRGGRGRSAARVKEEDFIERLFVANSHDTLLCFSNAGKVYWLKVYELPLAGSGSRGRPIVNLLPLGEGERISAVLPVREFDAERFVVFASRRGLVKKTALANYSRPRSAGIIALDIVDGDALVAVALTGGSDHVLLFTDDGKVLRFDERDVRPMGRDARGVRGMRLSQDQNLIGMVVGQAEGDILTVTANGYGKRTPLPDYPVRGRGGMGVISIQTSARNGPVVGAVQVVESEQVMLVTNAGTAIRTTVASISLLGRNTQGVKLMGVGEGELLAGLAVVAPEDEESDGEPIDGDVDTDIDADPMAADPGDADPADDTQPGDGSPDE, from the coding sequence ATGACCGAGTTCGCCCGCGAAGTTATTGCCGCGAACATCGAGGACGAGCTCAAGCGCTCCTACCTCGACTACTCCATGAGCGTCATCGTCGGGCGCGCCCTGCCGGACGTGAAGGATGGCCTGAAGCCGGTGCACCGGCGCGTGCTGTATGCCATGCACGAATCCAGCCACCACTGGAACCGCGCGCATGTGAAGTCGGCGCGCGTGGTCGGCGAGGTGATGGGTAAGTACCACCCGCACGGCGACTCGGCCATCTACGACACGCTGGTGCGCATGGCGCAGGCGTTCTCGCTGCGCTACCCGCTGATCGACGGCCAGGGCAACTTCGGCTCGGTGGACGGCGACTCGCCGGCCGCCATGCGCTACACCGAATCGCGCCTGTCGCGCATCGCCGGCGAGCTGCTGGCCGACATCGACATGGACACGGTCGATTTCGTGCCCAATTACGACGGCAAGGAAAGCGAACCGGCGGTGCTGCCCTCGCGCCTGCCGAACCTGCTGGTCAACGGCTCCACCGGCATTGCCGTGGGCATGGCCACCAACATCCCGCCGCACAACCTGGTCGAGGTGGTCAACGCCTGCGTGGCGATGATCGATGACCCGGAAATTGATCTCGACGGCCTGATGGTGCATCTGCCGGGGCCGGATTTCCCGACCGCCGCCAGCATCAACGGCGCCGCCGGCATCCGCGAGGCCTACGCTACCGGCCGCGGCAAGATCTACATGCGCGCCCGGGTCGAGATCGAGGAGGACAAGAAGACCGGCAAGGCCAGCCTGGTCATCTTCGAGCTGCCGTACCAGGTCAACAAGGCGCATCTGCTGGAAAAAGTCGCCGAGCTGGTCAAGGAAAAGCGCATCGAGGGCATCACCGAGATCCGCGACGAGTCCGACAAGGACGGCATGCGGGCGGTGATCGAGCTGCGCCGCGGCGAGGTGCCGGAGGTGGTGCTCAATCACCTGTACCAGCAGACGCAGCTGCAGGCCGTGTTCGGCATCAACATGGTGGCGCTGGTCGACGGCCAGCCGCGCCAGCTGACGCTGCACGAGGTGCTCGAAGCCTTCATCCGCCACCGCCGCGAGGTGGTCAGCCGGCGCACGCTGTTTGCGCTGCGCAAGGCGCGCGACCGGCTGCACATCCTGGAAGGCCTGGCCGTGGCGCTGGCCAACATCGAGCGCGTGATCGCGCTGATCCGCGGCTCGCAGACCACGGAAGAAGCCCGCGCCAAGCTGACCGCCGAGGGCTTCGCGCCCGGTTTCGTGGGCGAGATGCTGACCCGCGCCCTGGGCGTGGACGCGCAGCGCCCGACCGAGACCGGCCGCGGCCTGATCGATGGCGCCTATTACCTGAGCGATCGCCAGGTGCAGGCCATCCTGGACATGCGCCTGCAGCGCCTGACCGGGCTGGAACGGGACAAGATCGTCGACGAATACGGCGAGCTGACGGTGCAGATCGCCGACCTGCTGGACATCCTGGGCAGCGACACGCGCCTGCTGACCGAGATCCGCCGCGAGCTGCTGGAAATCCGCGACCAGTACGGCGACAAGCGGCGCACGACCATCATGGTCGATCGCCTGGACCTGACCTCCGAGGACCTGATCGCGCAGCAGGACCTGGTGGTGACCTTCTCGCACCAGGGCTACTGCAAGTCGCAGCGGGTCAGCGAGTACCGCTCGCAGCACCGCGGCGGGCGCGGCCGCTCGGCGGCGCGGGTCAAGGAAGAGGACTTCATCGAGCGCCTGTTCGTGGCCAACAGCCACGACACGCTGCTGTGCTTCTCGAACGCCGGCAAGGTGTACTGGCTGAAGGTCTACGAACTGCCGCTGGCCGGCTCCGGCAGTCGCGGGCGGCCGATCGTGAACCTGCTGCCGCTGGGCGAGGGCGAGCGCATCAGCGCCGTGCTGCCGGTGCGCGAGTTCGACGCCGAGCGTTTCGTGGTGTTCGCCTCGCGCCGCGGCCTGGTCAAGAAAACCGCGCTGGCCAATTACTCCCGCCCGCGCAGCGCCGGCATCATCGCGCTGGACATCGTGGACGGCGACGCCCTGGTGGCGGTGGCGCTCACCGGCGGCAGCGATCATGTGCTGCTGTTCACCGACGACGGCAAGGTGCTGCGTTTCGACGAGCGCGACGTGCGCCCCATGGGCCGCGACGCGCGCGGCGTGCGTGGCATGCGTTTGAGCCAGGACCAGAACCTGATCGGCATGGTGGTCGGCCAGGCCGAGGGCGATATCCTGACCGTCACTGCCAACGGCTACGGCAAGCGCACGCCGCTGCCCGATTACCCGGTCCGCGGCCGGGGCGGCATGGGCGTTATTTCCATCCAGACCAGCGCCCGCAACGGCCCGGTGGTGGGCGCCGTGCAGGTGGTCGAGTCCGAGCAGGTGATGCTGGTCACCAATGCCGGCACGGCCATCCGCACCACGGTGGCGAGCATCTCGCTGCTGGGCCGCAACACCCAGGGCGTGAAGCTGATGGGTGTGGGTGAGGGCGAGCTGCTGGCCGGTCTGGCGGTGGTGGCACCCGAGGACGAGGAGTCCGACGGCGAGCCGATCGACGGTGATGTCGATACCGACATCGACGCCGATCCAATGGCCGCCGATCCGGGCGATGCCGATCCAGCCGACGACACCCAACCGGGCGACGGTTCGCCCGACGAATGA
- the serC gene encoding 3-phosphoserine/phosphohydroxythreonine transaminase, whose protein sequence is MARVNNFSAGPAVLPEPVLAQVRDELLDWHGCGMSVMEMSHRGKEFMAIQAEAEADLRALMGIPANYKVLFLQGGASLQFSMLPLNLLPVGGKADYVLTGSWAKKAAAEAKRYGTVNIAASSAETNFNRIPVQSELKLDPAAAYVHVTGNNTIFGTEYHYTPDTGSVPLVSDASSHILSRPVDVSRYGLIYAGAQKNVGPAGLTLVIVRDDLIGHCRDGAPTMLDYAIHAENDSAYNTPPTFAIYVSGLVFKHLLAQGGLPAVERANVEKADLLYGLLDRSGFYNCPTEPASRSRMNVPFTLANAELDAPFLAEAKQAGLVQLKGHRSVGGMRASLYNAMPLAGVQALVDFMIDFERRHG, encoded by the coding sequence ATGGCACGCGTAAACAACTTCAGCGCCGGCCCGGCGGTGTTGCCCGAGCCGGTGCTGGCGCAGGTGCGGGACGAGCTGCTCGACTGGCACGGCTGCGGCATGTCGGTGATGGAAATGAGCCACCGCGGCAAGGAGTTCATGGCCATCCAGGCCGAGGCCGAGGCCGACCTGCGCGCGCTCATGGGCATCCCGGCCAACTACAAGGTGCTGTTCCTGCAGGGCGGCGCCAGCTTGCAGTTCTCGATGCTGCCGCTGAACCTGCTGCCGGTGGGCGGCAAGGCCGATTACGTGCTGACCGGCTCTTGGGCAAAGAAAGCCGCCGCCGAGGCCAAGCGCTACGGCACGGTCAACATCGCGGCGAGCAGTGCCGAGACCAACTTCAACCGCATCCCGGTCCAAAGCGAGCTCAAGCTCGACCCGGCCGCCGCCTACGTGCACGTCACCGGCAACAACACCATTTTCGGCACCGAGTACCACTACACGCCGGACACGGGCTCAGTGCCGCTGGTGTCGGATGCCTCCAGCCACATCCTGTCGCGGCCGGTGGACGTCAGCCGCTACGGGCTGATCTATGCCGGGGCGCAGAAGAATGTCGGCCCGGCCGGTCTGACGCTGGTGATCGTGCGCGACGACCTGATCGGCCACTGCCGTGACGGTGCGCCGACCATGCTCGACTACGCCATCCACGCCGAAAACGACTCCGCCTACAACACGCCGCCGACCTTTGCCATCTACGTGTCCGGCCTGGTGTTCAAGCACCTGCTGGCGCAGGGCGGATTGCCCGCGGTGGAGCGGGCCAACGTGGAGAAGGCCGACCTGCTCTACGGCCTGCTCGATCGCAGCGGTTTCTACAACTGCCCGACCGAGCCGGCCAGCCGCTCGCGCATGAATGTGCCGTTCACGCTGGCCAATGCCGAGCTCGACGCGCCGTTCCTGGCCGAGGCAAAGCAGGCCGGCCTGGTGCAGCTGAAGGGCCACCGCAGCGTCGGCGGCATGCGCGCGAGCCTCTACAACGCCATGCCGCTGGCCGGCGTGCAGGCGCTGGTCGATTTCATGATCGACTTCGAGCGCCGCCACGGCTGA